In one Desulfuromonas sp. genomic region, the following are encoded:
- a CDS encoding Na(+)/H(+) antiporter subunit D (subunit D of antiporter complex involved in resistance to high concentrations of Na+, K+, Li+ and/or alkali; contains an oxidoreductase domain; catalyzes the transfer of electrons from NADH to ubiquinone; in S. meliloti it is known to be involved specifically with K+ transport) produces the protein MTMSSLHPTLLFFAGAVLLWFLPIIGRRLLILLVPAAAFFVITQLDPGLYCNYQLFGFDLNLLRVDKLSKVFGYVFTINAFGCFLFAQHLKDRYEHTAALAYIGAALGAVFAADLISLYLFWEIMAVTSTFLVLARKTERSYRAAFRYVMAHIFGGLCLLAGILLQINATGSVAFDGFDLQGLPTYLILFGFLVNAAAPPMNAWLSDAYPEATVTGGVIMTAYTTKTAVYTLIRGFAGWEVLMVVGCVMAIYGIIWAILENDMRRILAYSIMNQVGFMICGIGIGTTIALNGAVSHAFAHIIYKALLWMSAGSVLYMTGKSKCTDLGGLYKTMPWTMIFGTIGALAISSFPFLSGYTTKPMIIYAGVNEGLIWVWLVLEIASAGVFLHAGIKFPYFVFFAKDNGLRPGEPPKHMLAAMALLSFICIFIGVYPQPLYDILPFGVVDYHAYSFEHTLNQFQLLMFSALAFFLLLPLLKRTETISLDTDWFYRMGGRGFYWLCDKVFNGFNDWAQKWLGQYLPGQLARYFDDPGGNFQKYGASMVAEAAGEEPDRELEERIIRRSRLSTYPVGGGVLLAVLFLAVVSFLYFF, from the coding sequence CGTCATCACCCAGCTCGATCCAGGCCTCTACTGTAATTACCAGTTGTTCGGCTTCGACCTCAACCTGCTGCGGGTCGACAAGCTAAGCAAGGTCTTCGGCTACGTATTCACTATCAACGCCTTCGGTTGCTTCCTCTTTGCCCAACACTTGAAGGATCGTTACGAGCACACCGCGGCCCTCGCTTATATCGGCGCCGCCCTCGGCGCGGTTTTTGCCGCAGACCTGATCTCCCTCTACCTGTTCTGGGAGATCATGGCAGTGACGTCAACCTTCCTGGTGCTGGCCCGCAAGACCGAGCGTTCCTACCGTGCAGCCTTCCGCTACGTGATGGCACACATTTTCGGCGGACTCTGCCTGCTGGCGGGGATTCTGCTCCAGATCAACGCCACCGGATCGGTCGCCTTCGACGGCTTCGATCTGCAGGGGCTGCCGACCTACCTGATCCTGTTTGGTTTCCTGGTCAATGCAGCGGCACCGCCGATGAACGCCTGGCTGTCCGATGCCTACCCGGAAGCGACCGTCACCGGCGGGGTCATCATGACCGCTTACACCACCAAGACCGCCGTCTATACCCTGATCCGCGGCTTCGCCGGTTGGGAAGTGCTGATGGTGGTCGGTTGTGTCATGGCGATCTACGGTATCATCTGGGCCATCCTCGAAAACGATATGCGGCGCATACTCGCCTATTCGATCATGAACCAGGTCGGTTTCATGATCTGCGGTATCGGTATCGGCACTACCATTGCGTTGAACGGCGCGGTATCGCACGCCTTTGCCCATATCATCTATAAAGCGCTGCTCTGGATGAGCGCCGGCTCGGTCCTCTACATGACCGGCAAGAGCAAATGTACCGATCTCGGCGGACTCTATAAAACCATGCCGTGGACGATGATTTTCGGCACCATCGGCGCCCTGGCGATCTCCAGCTTCCCGTTTCTGTCCGGCTACACGACCAAGCCGATGATCATCTACGCCGGGGTCAATGAAGGGCTGATCTGGGTCTGGCTCGTTCTGGAAATCGCTTCGGCCGGTGTATTCCTGCATGCCGGCATCAAGTTCCCCTATTTTGTCTTCTTCGCCAAGGACAACGGCCTGCGGCCGGGTGAGCCGCCGAAGCACATGCTGGCGGCGATGGCGCTGCTTTCCTTTATCTGCATCTTTATCGGTGTCTACCCGCAACCACTCTACGACATCCTCCCCTTTGGCGTGGTCGATTATCACGCCTATTCGTTCGAGCACACCCTCAATCAGTTCCAGCTACTGATGTTCTCGGCACTCGCCTTCTTCCTGCTGCTGCCGCTGCTCAAGCGGACCGAGACCATCTCGCTCGATACCGACTGGTTCTACCGGATGGGTGGTCGCGGTTTCTACTGGCTCTGCGACAAGGTTTTCAATGGTTTCAACGACTGGGCGCAGAAGTGGCTCGGTCAGTATCTTCCCGGCCAGCTTGCCCGCTACTTTGATGATCCCGGCGGCAATTTCCAGAAGTACGGGGCGAGCATGGTCGCAGAAGCGGCCGGTGAAGAACCGGATCGGGAGTTGGAAGAGCGAATCATTCGGCGCAGCCGCCTTTCGACCTATCCGGTCGGTGGTGGGGTTCTGCTGGCGGTCCTGTTCCTGGCGGTGGTCAGCTTTCTTTATTTCTTCTGA